In a genomic window of Variovorax paradoxus:
- a CDS encoding 2-oxoglutarate dehydrogenase E1 component — MSDSSTPSVYAAYQGNTYLFGGNAPYVEEMYENYLANPGSVPDNWRTYFDALQHVPAADGTNTRDVPHQPVINAFAELAKQGTTKVVQASGADSELGRKRTAVQQLIAAYRNVGARWADLDPLKRAERPAIPELEPSFYGFTDADLETVFNTSNTFFGKDTMSLRDLLNALRETYCGTMGAEYMYTTDQNHKRWWQQRLESARTNPKLSAEQKKHVLNRLTAAEGLERFLHTKYVGQKRFSLEGGESFIVSMDELINQAGAKGVQEIVIGMAHRGRLNVLVNSLGKMPADLFAEFDHTAPEDLPSGDVKYHQGFSSDVTTPGGPVHLSLAFNPSHLEIVNPVVEGSVRARMDRRADPLGKQVLPVIVHGDAAFAGQGVVMETLALAETRGYSTGGTVHIVINNQIGFTTSDPRDSRSTLYCTDIVKMIEAPVLHVNGDDPEAVVLATQIALDFRMEFQKDVVVDIICFRKLGHNEQDTPSLTQPLMYKKIAQHPGTRKLYADKLAAQGLGDTLGDDMVKAQRAAFDEGKNTVDPVLTNFKSKYAVDWSPYLNKKWTDAGDTAIPSSEWKRLAEKITTVPQGFTVHPLVKKVLDDRAAMGRGDVNVDWGMGEHMAFASLVASGYPVRLSGEDSGRGTFTHRHAVLHDQNREKFDEGTYTPLSNVADNQAPFVVIDSILSEEAVLAFEYGYASNDPNTLVIWEAQFGDFVNGAQVVIDQFIASGEVKWGRVNGLTMMLPHGYEGQGPEHSSARLERFMQLSADTNMQVVQPTTASQIFHVLRRQMVRNLRKPLIILTPKSLLRNKDATSPLAEFTKGSFQTIIPESKALKAEKVKRLVACSGKVYYDLAKKREERGDEDVAIIRVEQLYPFPHKAFAAEIKKYPNLVDVVWCQDEPQNQGAWFFVQHYIHENMQEGQKLGYAGRAASASPAVGYSHLHQEQQKALVDAAFAKLKGFVLTK, encoded by the coding sequence ATGAGCGATTCATCGACTCCATCGGTGTATGCCGCCTACCAAGGCAACACCTATCTCTTCGGCGGCAACGCGCCCTATGTCGAGGAGATGTACGAAAACTACCTCGCCAACCCCGGCAGCGTGCCCGACAACTGGCGCACCTACTTCGACGCGCTGCAGCACGTCCCCGCCGCCGACGGCACCAACACCCGCGACGTTCCGCACCAGCCGGTCATCAACGCTTTCGCCGAACTGGCGAAGCAGGGCACGACCAAGGTCGTGCAGGCCAGCGGCGCCGACTCCGAACTCGGCCGCAAGCGCACCGCCGTCCAGCAGCTGATCGCCGCCTACCGCAACGTCGGCGCCCGCTGGGCCGACCTCGATCCGCTCAAGCGCGCCGAGCGTCCCGCCATTCCCGAACTCGAGCCCTCGTTCTACGGCTTCACCGACGCCGACCTCGAGACGGTGTTCAACACCAGCAACACCTTCTTCGGCAAGGACACCATGTCCTTGCGCGACCTGCTCAACGCACTGCGCGAAACGTACTGCGGCACCATGGGTGCCGAGTACATGTACACCACCGACCAGAACCACAAGCGCTGGTGGCAGCAGCGGCTCGAGAGCGCCCGCACCAATCCCAAGCTCAGCGCCGAGCAGAAGAAGCACGTGCTCAACCGCCTGACCGCGGCCGAGGGCCTCGAGCGCTTCCTGCACACCAAGTACGTCGGCCAGAAGCGCTTCTCGCTCGAAGGCGGCGAAAGCTTCATCGTCTCGATGGACGAGCTGATCAACCAGGCCGGCGCCAAGGGCGTGCAGGAAATCGTGATCGGCATGGCCCACCGCGGCCGCCTCAACGTGCTCGTGAACTCGCTCGGCAAGATGCCGGCCGACCTGTTCGCCGAGTTCGACCACACCGCGCCTGAAGACCTGCCCAGCGGCGACGTCAAGTATCACCAGGGCTTCAGCTCGGACGTGACCACCCCCGGCGGCCCGGTCCACCTGAGCCTCGCGTTCAACCCCTCGCACCTCGAGATCGTGAATCCCGTGGTCGAAGGCTCGGTGCGCGCGCGCATGGACCGCCGCGCCGACCCGCTGGGCAAGCAGGTGCTGCCCGTGATCGTGCACGGCGACGCCGCCTTCGCGGGCCAGGGCGTCGTGATGGAAACGCTGGCGCTGGCCGAAACCCGTGGCTACTCCACGGGCGGCACGGTGCACATCGTCATCAACAACCAGATCGGCTTCACCACCAGCGACCCGCGCGACAGCCGCTCGACGCTGTATTGCACCGACATCGTCAAGATGATCGAGGCGCCGGTGCTGCACGTGAACGGCGACGACCCCGAAGCCGTGGTGCTCGCCACCCAGATCGCGCTGGACTTCCGCATGGAATTCCAGAAGGACGTGGTCGTGGACATCATCTGCTTCCGCAAGCTGGGCCACAACGAGCAGGACACCCCCTCGCTGACCCAGCCGCTGATGTACAAGAAGATCGCCCAGCATCCCGGCACGCGCAAGCTGTACGCCGACAAGCTGGCCGCGCAAGGCCTGGGCGACACGCTCGGCGACGACATGGTCAAGGCGCAGCGCGCCGCCTTCGACGAAGGCAAGAACACGGTCGACCCGGTACTGACCAACTTCAAGAGCAAGTACGCCGTCGACTGGAGCCCGTACCTCAACAAGAAGTGGACCGACGCCGGCGACACCGCGATCCCCTCGAGCGAGTGGAAGCGCCTGGCCGAGAAGATCACCACCGTGCCGCAAGGCTTCACGGTGCATCCGCTGGTCAAGAAGGTGCTCGACGACCGCGCCGCCATGGGCCGCGGCGACGTCAACGTCGACTGGGGCATGGGCGAGCACATGGCCTTCGCCTCGCTGGTGGCCAGCGGCTACCCGGTGCGCCTGTCGGGCGAGGACTCGGGCCGCGGCACGTTCACGCACCGCCACGCCGTGCTGCACGACCAGAACCGCGAGAAGTTCGACGAAGGCACCTACACGCCGCTGTCGAACGTGGCCGACAACCAGGCCCCGTTCGTCGTGATCGACTCGATCCTGTCGGAAGAAGCGGTGCTCGCGTTCGAATACGGCTATGCCTCGAACGACCCGAACACGCTGGTGATCTGGGAAGCCCAGTTCGGCGACTTCGTGAACGGCGCGCAGGTGGTGATCGACCAGTTCATCGCCTCGGGCGAAGTCAAGTGGGGCCGCGTCAACGGCCTCACGATGATGCTGCCGCACGGCTACGAAGGCCAGGGCCCCGAGCACAGCTCGGCGCGCCTCGAGCGCTTCATGCAGCTGAGCGCCGACACCAACATGCAGGTGGTGCAGCCGACCACGGCCAGCCAGATCTTCCACGTGCTGCGCCGCCAGATGGTGCGCAACCTGCGCAAGCCGCTGATCATCCTCACGCCCAAGTCGCTGCTGCGCAACAAGGACGCGACCTCGCCGCTGGCCGAGTTCACCAAGGGCAGCTTCCAGACCATCATTCCGGAAAGCAAGGCGCTCAAGGCCGAGAAGGTCAAGCGCCTGGTCGCGTGCTCGGGCAAGGTCTACTACGACCTGGCCAAGAAGCGCGAGGAACGCGGCGACGAGGACGTGGCGATCATCCGCGTCGAGCAGCTCTATCCGTTCCCGCACAAGGCCTTCGCGGCCGAGATCAAGAAGTACCCGAACCTCGTCGACGTGGTGTGGTGCCAGGACGAACCGCAGAACCAGGGCGCTTGGTTCTTCGTGCAGCACTACATCCACGAGAACATGCAGGAAGGCCAGAAGCTCGGCTACGCCGGCCGCGCGGCCTCGGCCTCGCCGGCCGTCGGCTACTCGCACCTGCACCAGGAACAGCAGAAGGCACTGGTCGATGCCGCCTTCGCCAAGCTCAAGGGCTTCGTGCTGACCAAGTAA
- the odhB gene encoding 2-oxoglutarate dehydrogenase complex dihydrolipoyllysine-residue succinyltransferase: MSIVEVKVPQLSESVAEATMLTWKKKAGEAVAIDEILIEIETDKVVLEVPAPAAGVLAEIVQGDGATVVADQLIAKIDTEGKAGAAAAPAAAPAAAAAAPAAAAPAAAAAATGGAKSDVAMPAAAKLLADNNLKTSDVAGTGKDGRVTKGDVLGAVASGATAKAAPAAIPAPAAKPALPQVAAPTSAPDLGDRPEQRVPMSRLRARIAERLIQSQSTNAILTTFNEVNMAPVMELRKRFQDSFTKEHGVKLGFMSFFVKAAVHALKKYPVINASVDGNDILYHGYFDIGIAVGSPRGLVVPILRNADQMSFADIEKKIAEYGKKAQDGKLGIEEMTGGTFSISNGGTFGSMLSTPIINPPQSAILGVHATKDRAVVENGQIVIRPMNYLAMSYDHRIIDGREAVLGLVAMKEALEDPSRLLFDI, translated from the coding sequence ATGTCTATCGTAGAAGTCAAAGTCCCTCAGCTGTCCGAATCGGTGGCCGAAGCCACCATGCTCACCTGGAAGAAGAAGGCCGGCGAAGCCGTCGCCATCGATGAAATCCTGATCGAGATCGAGACCGACAAGGTCGTGCTCGAAGTGCCGGCCCCCGCCGCCGGCGTGCTGGCCGAGATCGTGCAAGGCGACGGCGCCACCGTCGTGGCCGACCAGCTGATCGCGAAGATCGACACCGAAGGCAAGGCCGGCGCCGCCGCTGCCCCGGCCGCCGCGCCCGCCGCTGCCGCTGCGGCACCTGCCGCCGCCGCACCCGCGGCCGCTGCCGCCGCCACCGGCGGTGCCAAGTCCGACGTCGCCATGCCCGCCGCCGCCAAGCTGCTGGCCGACAACAACCTCAAGACCAGCGACGTGGCCGGCACCGGTAAGGACGGCCGCGTGACCAAGGGCGACGTGCTCGGCGCCGTGGCCTCGGGTGCCACCGCCAAGGCCGCGCCCGCCGCGATCCCCGCGCCGGCCGCCAAGCCCGCGCTGCCGCAGGTCGCCGCGCCCACCAGCGCGCCGGACCTGGGCGACCGCCCCGAACAGCGCGTGCCGATGAGCCGCCTGCGCGCGCGCATCGCCGAGCGCCTGATCCAGTCGCAGTCGACCAACGCGATCCTGACCACCTTCAACGAAGTGAACATGGCGCCCGTCATGGAACTGCGCAAGCGCTTCCAGGACAGCTTCACCAAGGAACACGGCGTGAAGCTCGGCTTCATGAGTTTCTTCGTGAAGGCCGCGGTGCACGCGCTCAAGAAGTACCCGGTGATCAACGCCTCGGTCGACGGCAACGACATCCTGTACCACGGTTACTTCGACATCGGCATCGCCGTCGGTTCGCCGCGCGGCCTGGTGGTGCCGATCCTGCGCAATGCCGACCAGATGAGCTTCGCCGACATCGAGAAGAAGATCGCCGAGTACGGCAAGAAGGCCCAGGACGGCAAGCTCGGCATCGAAGAGATGACCGGCGGCACCTTCTCGATCTCGAACGGCGGCACCTTCGGCTCGATGCTCTCGACCCCGATCATCAACCCGCCCCAGTCCGCGATCCTCGGCGTGCACGCCACCAAGGACCGCGCCGTGGTCGAGAACGGCCAGATCGTCATCCGCCCGATGAACTACCTGGCGATGAGCTACGACCACCGCATCATCGACGGACGCGAAGCCGTGCTGGGCCTGGTCGCCATGAAGGAAGCGCTCGAGGATCCGTCGCGCCTGCTGTTCGACATCTAA
- the lpdA gene encoding dihydrolipoyl dehydrogenase has protein sequence MSKQFDVIVIGGGPGGYIAAIRAAQLGFNVACIDEWKNGKGGPAPGGTCTNVGCIPSKALLQSSEHYDQANHHFADHGIKVEGLGIDLAKMLARKDQVVKQNNDGILYLFKKNKISFFHGRGSFEKSGDAGYDIKVAGAAEETITGKHIIVATGSNARALPGAAFDEENILSNDGALRIGAVPKKLGLIGSGVIGLEMGSVWRRLGAEVTVLEALPTFLGAVDEQIAKEAKKAFDKQGLKIELGVKVGEIKSGKNGVSVAWTNAKGEAQTLEVDKLIVSIGRVPNTIGLNAEAVGLKLDERGAIAVDDDCKTSLPNVWAIGDVVRGPMLAHKAEEEGVAVAERIAGQHGHVNFNTVPWVIYTSPEIAWVGQTEQQLKASGRAYKAGTFPFLANGRARALGDTTGMVKFLADAATDEILGVHIVGPQASELISEAVVAMEFKASAEDIARICHAHPSLSEATKEAALAVDKRTLNF, from the coding sequence ATGTCCAAACAATTCGACGTCATCGTCATCGGCGGCGGCCCCGGCGGCTACATCGCCGCCATCCGCGCGGCGCAGCTCGGCTTCAACGTCGCCTGCATCGACGAGTGGAAGAACGGCAAGGGCGGCCCGGCACCGGGCGGCACCTGCACCAACGTCGGCTGCATTCCCTCGAAGGCACTGCTGCAGTCGTCGGAGCACTACGACCAGGCGAACCACCACTTCGCCGACCACGGCATCAAGGTCGAGGGCCTCGGCATCGACCTCGCCAAGATGCTGGCCCGCAAGGACCAGGTCGTGAAGCAGAACAACGACGGCATCCTGTACCTGTTCAAGAAGAACAAGATCAGCTTCTTCCACGGCCGCGGTTCGTTCGAGAAGTCCGGTGACGCCGGCTACGACATCAAGGTGGCCGGCGCCGCCGAGGAAACCATCACCGGCAAGCACATCATCGTCGCCACCGGCTCCAACGCCCGTGCGCTGCCGGGCGCGGCCTTCGACGAGGAGAACATCCTCTCGAACGACGGCGCCCTGCGCATCGGCGCGGTGCCGAAGAAGCTGGGCCTGATCGGCTCGGGCGTCATCGGCCTCGAGATGGGCTCGGTGTGGCGCCGCCTCGGCGCCGAAGTCACGGTGCTCGAAGCGCTGCCGACCTTTCTCGGCGCGGTCGACGAGCAGATCGCCAAGGAAGCCAAGAAGGCCTTCGACAAGCAGGGCCTGAAGATCGAGCTCGGCGTGAAGGTCGGCGAGATCAAGTCGGGCAAGAACGGCGTGAGCGTGGCCTGGACCAACGCCAAGGGCGAGGCCCAGACGCTCGAGGTCGACAAGCTGATCGTCTCGATCGGCCGCGTGCCCAACACCATCGGCCTGAACGCCGAAGCCGTGGGCCTGAAGCTCGACGAGCGCGGCGCCATCGCCGTGGACGACGACTGCAAGACCAGCCTGCCGAACGTGTGGGCGATCGGCGACGTGGTGCGCGGCCCGATGCTCGCGCACAAGGCGGAAGAAGAGGGCGTTGCCGTGGCCGAGCGCATTGCCGGCCAGCACGGGCACGTCAACTTCAACACCGTGCCGTGGGTGATCTACACCAGCCCCGAGATCGCATGGGTCGGCCAGACCGAGCAGCAGCTCAAGGCCTCGGGCCGCGCCTACAAGGCCGGCACCTTCCCGTTTCTGGCCAACGGCCGCGCGCGTGCGCTCGGCGACACGACCGGCATGGTCAAGTTCCTGGCCGACGCGGCCACGGACGAGATCCTGGGCGTGCACATCGTCGGCCCGCAGGCCAGCGAACTGATCTCCGAAGCCGTGGTGGCGATGGAGTTCAAGGCCAGCGCCGAGGACATCGCGCGCATCTGCCACGCGCACCCCTCGCTGTCGGAAGCCACCAAGGAAGCCGCGCTCGCGGTGGACAAGCGCACGCTGAACTTCTGA
- a CDS encoding AFG1 family ATPase: MSVKQAYEAELAARGFKSDPAQMRAVEALDRCAAEWAAYKSQRSNALKKLINRPELPRGVYMYGGVGRGKSFLMDLFFNAVPLRRKTRLHFHEFMREVHRELRELQGTVNPLDELGLRISKRYKLICFDEFHVADITDAMILHRLLIALFENGVGFVTTSNFKPDDLYPGGLHRDRILPAIELLNQKLEVLSVDNGTDYRRRTMEQLRMYLTPNDGETEKEMRKAFEKLAETADENPVLHIESREIRARRKAGGVVWFDFKTLCGGPRSQNDYLEIASQFHTVLLSDVPHMPVRMASEARRFTWLVDVLYDRRVKLIMSAEVPAEALYTEGPLAHEFPRTVSRLNEMQSAEFLALERRIVDTRLT; the protein is encoded by the coding sequence TTGAGCGTCAAACAGGCCTATGAAGCGGAACTCGCGGCACGCGGGTTCAAGAGCGACCCCGCGCAGATGCGGGCCGTCGAGGCGCTCGACCGCTGCGCCGCGGAATGGGCGGCCTACAAGTCGCAGCGTTCCAACGCACTGAAGAAGCTCATCAACCGGCCCGAGCTGCCGCGCGGCGTCTACATGTACGGCGGGGTGGGGCGCGGGAAGAGCTTCCTGATGGACCTCTTCTTCAACGCCGTGCCGCTGCGGCGCAAGACGCGCCTGCACTTCCACGAGTTCATGCGCGAGGTGCACCGCGAACTGCGCGAGCTGCAGGGCACCGTCAACCCGCTCGACGAGCTGGGCCTGCGCATCTCGAAGCGCTACAAGCTGATCTGTTTCGACGAGTTCCACGTCGCCGACATCACCGACGCGATGATCCTGCATCGGCTGCTGATCGCGCTGTTCGAGAACGGCGTGGGCTTCGTCACCACTTCCAATTTCAAGCCCGACGACCTCTATCCCGGCGGGCTGCACCGCGACCGCATCCTGCCCGCCATCGAGCTGCTGAACCAGAAGCTCGAGGTGCTCAGCGTGGACAACGGCACCGACTACCGGCGCCGCACCATGGAGCAGCTGCGCATGTACCTCACGCCGAACGACGGCGAGACCGAGAAGGAAATGCGCAAGGCCTTCGAGAAGCTGGCCGAGACCGCCGACGAGAACCCGGTGCTGCACATCGAGTCGCGCGAGATCCGCGCGCGGCGCAAGGCCGGCGGCGTGGTGTGGTTCGATTTCAAGACGCTGTGCGGCGGTCCGCGCTCGCAGAACGACTACCTCGAGATCGCGAGCCAGTTCCACACGGTGCTGCTGTCCGACGTGCCGCACATGCCGGTGCGCATGGCCTCCGAGGCGCGCCGCTTCACCTGGCTGGTCGACGTGCTGTACGACCGCCGCGTGAAGCTCATCATGTCGGCCGAGGTGCCGGCCGAGGCGTTGTATACCGAGGGGCCGCTGGCGCACGAGTTTCCGCGCACGGTCTCGCGGCTCAACGAGATGCAGTCGGCCGAATTCCTCGCGCTGGAACGCCGCATCGTCGACACTCGCCTCACATGA
- a CDS encoding serine/threonine-protein phosphatase: MTQGFRLVAATGLHKGDRPYQQDQVLLIAHPRTPGCVLAVVADGMGGRSGGRKASDQVLMTARQLFARYNPVRDQAEALLRQLLEDAHTVIKLTAVSSEQEPHSTLAAFLMNPNGDCAWIHAGDSRIYHFRDGRLIKRTRDHSYVQTLIDRGEITEAEANVHPQGNILLGCLGMRSTPPPIAPDHVPRMQPGDLLMACSDGLWHYFTPEELASVLNAQPPRDAVEILVGEARRRAHGTGDNISIAVLKLEPLPAA, translated from the coding sequence ATGACCCAAGGCTTCCGACTCGTTGCCGCCACCGGCCTACACAAGGGCGACCGCCCCTACCAGCAGGACCAGGTGCTGCTGATCGCGCATCCGCGAACGCCGGGCTGCGTGCTGGCCGTGGTGGCCGACGGCATGGGCGGACGCAGCGGCGGCCGCAAGGCCTCCGACCAGGTGCTGATGACCGCGCGCCAGCTGTTCGCGCGCTACAACCCCGTGCGCGACCAGGCCGAGGCGCTGCTGCGCCAGTTGCTCGAGGACGCGCACACGGTGATCAAGCTCACGGCCGTGTCGAGCGAGCAGGAACCGCACAGCACGCTGGCCGCCTTCCTCATGAACCCGAACGGCGACTGCGCCTGGATCCATGCGGGCGATTCGCGCATCTACCACTTCCGCGACGGCCGGCTGATCAAGCGCACGCGCGACCATTCGTACGTGCAGACGCTGATCGACCGCGGCGAGATCACCGAGGCCGAGGCCAACGTGCATCCGCAGGGCAACATCCTGCTCGGCTGCCTGGGCATGCGCTCGACGCCGCCGCCGATCGCGCCCGACCATGTGCCGAGGATGCAGCCCGGCGACCTGCTGATGGCCTGCAGCGACGGCCTGTGGCATTACTTCACCCCCGAGGAGCTCGCGAGCGTGCTGAATGCGCAGCCGCCGCGCGACGCGGTGGAAATCCTGGTGGGCGAAGCACGCCGCCGGGCGCATGGCACCGGCGACAACATCTCGATCGCGGTACTCAAGCTCGAACCGCTGCCGGCGGCCTGA
- a CDS encoding DUF465 domain-containing protein gives MDSNLHSLSRQLIELRIEHADLDASIDGLSEVVPRDELLLRRLKKRRLALRDQIVRLENAIDPKEPA, from the coding sequence TTGGATTCCAATCTCCACTCCCTTTCCCGCCAACTGATCGAGCTGCGCATCGAGCATGCGGACCTCGACGCGTCCATCGACGGCCTGAGCGAGGTCGTGCCGCGGGACGAACTGCTGCTGCGCCGCCTCAAGAAGCGCCGCCTCGCGCTGCGCGACCAGATCGTGCGGCTCGAGAACGCGATCGATCCGAAGGAGCCCGCATGA
- a CDS encoding ATP-dependent DNA helicase — protein MEDTLASKVLEAFSDGGVLSRAAEQFRERSGQTEMAMAVARTIEQGGMLVVEAGTGVGKTFSYLVPALLSGERVLLSTATKALQDQLFGRDLPRLVEALGLPVRTALLKGRGSYLCLHRLDMARHDASLPERGSLRTLAKIEQWSKATRTGDLAELPGLDERSPLIPLVSSTRENCLGAQCPQFKPCHVNLARREALAADVVVINHHLFFADLAVRETGMAELLPSVSVVVFDEAHQLNETGVQFLGTNLGTGQALDFARDVLAAGLTHARGLVDWQGIVAGLERAARELRLTVGKQWPGAKLRWAGPSPEGIGEHEWQGALDTLQIAFEEAAEGLDTVSELSPDFVRLLERARELAKRAAKFARACAPESVRWVDVGTQLRLVESPLDIAEAMRTRVLKIAKPRDDEAPAPGAREAVDDYDAWLDAQGGGDDDDDEPPRAHEPEPAATERRRRAWVFTSATLGDDPTLRWFTEPCGLEDAEVLRVRSPFDYAAQAALYVPRAFPKPNEPSHSLRVAQLAARGAGALGGRTLVLTTTLRALRTVGDEIRQQIERLGIERRPEVLVQGELPKRVLMDRFREGDTMGRPGCVLVASASFWEGFDAPGDALQLVVIDKLPFPPPNDPLVEARSQRLEAQGRSSFGDYSLPEAAVALKQGAGRLIRRETDSGVLVICDTRLVAMGYGRRLLGALPPMRRLETEADLDAAIAELAVPVQD, from the coding sequence ATGGAAGACACGCTCGCATCGAAGGTGCTGGAAGCTTTCTCGGACGGCGGCGTGCTCTCGCGCGCGGCCGAGCAGTTCCGCGAACGCTCGGGCCAGACCGAGATGGCGATGGCCGTGGCGCGCACCATCGAGCAGGGCGGCATGCTGGTGGTCGAGGCGGGCACCGGCGTCGGCAAGACCTTCTCGTACCTGGTGCCCGCGCTGCTGAGCGGCGAGCGCGTGCTGCTCTCGACCGCCACCAAGGCGCTGCAGGACCAGCTCTTCGGCCGCGACCTGCCGCGACTCGTGGAAGCGCTGGGCCTGCCGGTGCGCACCGCGCTGCTCAAGGGCCGCGGCAGCTACCTCTGCCTGCACCGGCTCGACATGGCGCGCCACGACGCCTCGCTGCCCGAGCGTGGCAGCCTGCGCACGCTGGCGAAGATCGAGCAATGGTCCAAGGCCACGCGCACCGGCGACCTCGCCGAACTGCCGGGGCTCGACGAGCGCTCGCCGCTGATCCCGCTGGTGAGCTCCACGCGCGAGAACTGCCTGGGCGCGCAGTGCCCGCAGTTCAAGCCCTGCCACGTCAACCTCGCGCGGCGCGAGGCGCTCGCGGCCGACGTGGTGGTCATCAACCACCACCTGTTCTTCGCCGACCTCGCGGTGCGCGAGACCGGCATGGCCGAGCTGCTGCCGAGCGTCAGCGTGGTGGTGTTCGACGAGGCGCACCAGCTCAACGAGACCGGCGTGCAGTTCCTCGGCACCAACCTCGGCACCGGGCAGGCGCTCGACTTCGCGCGCGACGTGCTCGCGGCCGGCCTCACGCATGCGCGCGGGCTTGTCGACTGGCAGGGCATCGTGGCCGGGCTCGAGCGCGCGGCGCGCGAGCTGCGGCTGACGGTGGGCAAGCAGTGGCCGGGTGCGAAGCTGCGCTGGGCCGGGCCCTCGCCAGAGGGCATCGGCGAACACGAATGGCAGGGTGCGCTCGACACGCTGCAGATCGCCTTCGAGGAAGCGGCCGAAGGGCTCGACACGGTCAGCGAGCTGTCGCCCGATTTCGTGCGGCTGCTCGAGCGCGCGCGCGAACTCGCGAAGCGCGCCGCCAAGTTCGCGCGCGCCTGCGCGCCGGAATCGGTGCGCTGGGTCGACGTGGGCACGCAGCTGCGGCTGGTGGAATCGCCACTCGACATCGCGGAGGCGATGCGCACGCGCGTGCTCAAGATCGCCAAGCCACGCGACGACGAGGCGCCGGCGCCCGGCGCCCGCGAGGCCGTCGACGACTACGACGCCTGGCTCGATGCGCAGGGCGGCGGCGACGACGATGACGACGAGCCGCCGCGCGCGCACGAGCCCGAACCCGCGGCCACCGAGCGCCGCCGCCGCGCCTGGGTCTTCACCTCCGCCACGCTGGGCGACGACCCCACGCTGCGCTGGTTCACCGAACCGTGCGGCCTCGAGGACGCGGAGGTGCTGCGCGTGCGCAGCCCCTTCGACTACGCCGCGCAGGCCGCGCTGTACGTGCCGCGCGCCTTCCCCAAGCCCAACGAGCCCTCGCACAGCCTGCGCGTGGCGCAACTGGCCGCGCGCGGCGCCGGCGCGCTCGGCGGCCGCACGCTGGTGCTGACGACCACGCTGCGCGCGCTGCGCACCGTGGGCGACGAGATCCGCCAGCAGATCGAGCGCCTGGGCATCGAGCGGCGGCCCGAGGTGCTGGTGCAGGGCGAACTGCCCAAGCGGGTGCTGATGGACCGCTTCCGCGAGGGCGACACGATGGGGCGCCCCGGCTGCGTGCTGGTCGCCTCGGCCTCGTTCTGGGAAGGCTTCGATGCGCCCGGCGACGCCCTGCAGCTGGTGGTGATCGACAAGCTGCCGTTCCCGCCGCCCAACGATCCGCTGGTCGAGGCGCGCTCGCAGCGGCTTGAGGCGCAGGGCCGCAGCTCCTTCGGCGACTACTCGCTGCCCGAGGCCGCGGTGGCGCTCAAGCAGGGGGCGGGGCGCTTGATCCGGCGCGAGACCGACAGCGGCGTGCTCGTGATCTGCGACACGCGCCTGGTCGCGATGGGCTATGGCCGCCGCCTGCTCGGGGCGCTGCCGCCGATGCGGCGGCTCGAGACCGAGGCCGACCTCGACGCGGCGATCGCGGAGCTGGCCGTGCCGGTGCAGGACTGA
- a CDS encoding outer membrane protein assembly factor BamD, whose protein sequence is MIRAKLSVPAWMALGALALLAGCSSTKDDKTATWSPNRIYAEAKDEAGSGAYDKAVPLYEKLEGRAAGTPLAQQAQLEKAYAQYKGGDKAAAVSTIDRFLKLHPASPALDYALYLKGVVNFNDDLGMFAFLTRQDLSERDQKAAKESFESFKELVTRFPDSRYTPDARQRMNYIVNSLAQYEVHVARYYYSRGAYLAAINRAQSAIADYREVPAVEEALYIIVRSYDALGMNDLRDDAQRVLTSNYPQSTYLTQGFKTKDDPWWKMW, encoded by the coding sequence ATGATTCGCGCCAAATTATCGGTCCCAGCCTGGATGGCGCTCGGCGCCCTCGCGCTGCTCGCCGGCTGTTCGAGCACCAAGGACGACAAGACCGCGACCTGGAGCCCCAACCGGATCTACGCCGAGGCCAAGGACGAGGCCGGTTCCGGCGCCTACGACAAGGCCGTGCCGCTGTACGAGAAGCTCGAGGGCCGCGCCGCCGGCACCCCCCTGGCCCAGCAGGCCCAGCTCGAGAAGGCCTACGCCCAGTACAAGGGTGGCGACAAGGCCGCCGCGGTCTCCACCATCGACCGCTTCCTGAAGCTGCACCCCGCCAGCCCCGCGCTCGACTATGCGCTGTACCTCAAGGGCGTGGTCAACTTCAACGACGACCTCGGCATGTTCGCGTTCCTCACGCGTCAGGACCTGTCGGAGCGCGACCAGAAGGCGGCCAAGGAGTCGTTCGAGTCGTTCAAGGAGCTGGTCACCCGCTTCCCCGACTCGCGCTACACGCCCGATGCGCGCCAGCGCATGAACTACATCGTGAATTCGCTCGCCCAGTACGAGGTTCACGTGGCGCGCTACTACTACTCGCGCGGCGCCTACCTGGCGGCCATCAACCGCGCCCAGAGCGCGATCGCCGACTACCGCGAAGTGCCCGCCGTCGAGGAAGCGCTCTACATCATCGTGCGCTCATACGACGCGCTCGGCATGAACGATCTGCGCGACGACGCGCAGCGCGTGCTGACCTCCAACTACCCGCAGAGCACCTACCTGACCCAGGGCTTCAAGACCAAGGACGATCCCTGGTGGAAGATGTGGTGA